One Cystobacter ferrugineus genomic window, CCCCCGTGCCTGCTGGGCAGGCGGGCGTACAGGCGGCCAGCACGCAGCAGCCCCAGGCGCTCGCCCCGGGGATGCTCGCCCCGCGCGACCCCCGCCAGGAGTGGGAGGAGGAGAAGAAGGAGCGGGACCGTCGAGGGACGAACAAACGTCTGGGGCCAAACATGCTGTGGAGCGTGCTTCACGAGTTGCGCGCCTCGCCCGAGGACAGCGCGGTCCTCAAGGAGAAGTGGAGTCAACTGGCGTTTGGGGCCGTCGTCTGCCTGCTGGGGGCCGCTTTGTTGGTGGCCATGCTCGCGAGCCTCTGAGAATGCTTGGGATGAGGGTGGCCCGTGTTAGGGTGGCGCACCCTTGGCCACCGACGACCTCACTCTCGTCAAGCGCGTCCGTGATGGAGACCAGCGCGCCTTCAAGCTCCTCGTCGAGCGCTACCAGCGCAAGGTGTACGCCGTCGCGCTGGGCATGCTCAAGGACAAGGACGAGGCGATGGACGTCTCGCAGGAGGCCTTCGTCAAGGTCTACAAGTACCTGGACCACTTCAAGGGCGACTCGTCCTTCTACACGTGGCTCTACCGCATCACCGTCAACATCTGCATCGACGTGATGCGTCGTAAGGGCTCCTCGGGCGGGCAGATGGAGGAGTTCGACGAGTCCATCGCCACGGACCTGGGCGAGGCGCGCATCGGCGCCCTGGGCAGCCGCCTGGGCACCAACCCCCAGAAGAGCGCCCTGCGCCGCGAACTGGCCGAGAAGATTCAAGAGGCCCTGGCCACCGTGCCCGAGAAGCACCGCGCCATCCTGCTGCTGCGCGAGGTCGAGGGCATGTCGTACGAGGATCTGTCGCGCACGCTGGACATTCCCAAGGGCACGGTGATGAGCCGGCTCTTCCACGCCCGGGCCAAGGTGCAGAAAATCCTCAGTGAATACCTGGAGTTGGACGAGGCCAAGAGCGGAGTGGGCAGTGAGTGAGACGGCTTGGAATATTACTTTTCCATTACCGTCCAAGCCGCACGTCCCCTCTTGGAACGGGTAGGAACACCATGGCCCCCGCCAATCCCGCATGTGAGCGTTTCATCCCGTTGTTGTCGCCGTACATCGATGGCGAGGTGTCCCCCGCCGAGCGCATCAACGTCGAGCGGCACCTGGGTGCCTGCCGCGACTGCGCCAGCCGGGCCGCCGACCTGAGGGCCGAGTCCGCGCTCCTGCGCGTGGGCCTGGAGATGGCGGTGGACGAGGTGGACTTCAAGGACTTCACCCAGAAGGTGATGGCCCGGGTGACGCCGGAGCGTCCGCCGCTGCTCGAGCGCGTGCGCATCTCGCTCTCGGAGATGTTCCTCTACCACCGCACGGCCATGATCTCCTCGCTGGCCACGGCGGCGGTGGTGGTGCTGGTGGCCGTCCCCATGGCGATGAACCGTCCCTCCGCCCCCATGGGCTATGGCGCCGAGCGCATGAAGGTGCGCGCGGTGCGTGCCTCCGAGGGGGCCACGGTGGCCCCGGTGGTGCTGGAGTCCGATGATGGTAACACCATCATCTGGGCGGTGGACGAGGACGCGCCTCCGGCGCACGATGCTTCTCCGGCTGGTGGACCCCGCGGCGTGCCCGGTGATGAATCGGACGAGCTGGAGGGGGAGTCGCTCAAGGACGTACCGGCCCGCCGGCCCGCGAAGCCCGCGGCGCCGGAGCAACCGCCCAAGGGAGGAGAGCTGTGACGATGACGACGCGCACCCTGGTGGCCCCGCTGATGTTGTCCCTGTCGGGGTTGTTCTTCCTTCCCACCGAGGTGCGCGCCCAGGCTCCAGCGCCCGCCGCCACCGCCCAGAAGCTCCAGGTCGAGGTGGCCGTGGTGCTCGTCTCCCGGAATGGCTCGGAGGTGAGTCCTCCCGAACTCCAGAAGATGAAGGAGACCTTCCAGAAGCAGAACTTCAACTTCACCTCCTTCAAGCGTCTGTCGCAGCAGGCCCTGGAGGTGGGCACCCAGGTGCCCGCCGAGGTGAAGCTGCCCAATGGGGTGACCGCCTCGCTGCGGCTGTTGCGCCTGCAGGGGGATACCGCCACCCTGCGCGTGGACGTGCCCCAGTTGTCCGCCGTGGATGTGGAGCTGGGCCGCGAGGGCGCCGTCTACCAGCGCGCCGGCAAGCATGTGGGGGGCGAACTCATCCTCGTGCTCTCCTCGCCCGCCGCGAAGTAGCACCCCCTCGTTTCCACTCCCTGCTTTTCCCACTCGGGCCCACTCCGGCCGCCTCCCTGGCGCCGTGTGGGCCCGAGGCCGTTTGAGGGACTCCCGACGCATGCATGCCCGCTGGTCTGGCGTCCGGTCATTCGTTCCGGGGGGTGTTCCCCGCCATCCGGTAGAAATGTCAGTCCCTGGCCCGGGTCTTGTGCGCTCGCCTGGAAGGCTTCATCCCTGATTTCAAGGGGTTAGGCGTGGGCATGCGGGTTGCTAAGAGGTATTCCCGTCGGGCGGCGGTGGGCGGCGGGCAACACGGTGGATGAGCGACTCAAAGGGACGGAGCGAACCATGGCGAAGACCCAGCGGAGCGGTGCGGTGATGAACCAGGTGGCGCGTCAGGTGAAGAAGGCGGGCGGGGTGGTGGCCAAGGCGAAGGCGAGCCGGCCCGTGCGCAAGGTGCAGGTGACGCTGGGGGATTTGATCGCCGCGGCGTTCGACGTGGCGGGTGAGACGAAGGCCGCCGCGAAGCTGGTGTCCTCGCGCGCCATGTCCCAGGCGACGGGCACGCACATCGTCGTCGTCGCCTGAGCGGACTCGTCCGGTCCGGTACTGGACGTCTGGTCGTTCGCTGTTCAGCGGGACAAGGTGCACTCCTGGCGAGGCCGGAGTTCACGGACGTGTAGCGGAAGGCGGATTAGAGTGACGCGCCATGATTGGTGCCCTCCTGCTCGCCTCCGCTCTTCAACAGACTCCTCGGGCCTTCGTCGAGAACCCCGCTCCGGCGGAAGAAGGCATCCGCTTCCATGCCTCGCTCGAGGCGGGAGCACTCGCCCTTTCCTCGGGCCTGGGGGCCAATGGGCTGGATGGTTTCGTGTCCGTGTTTCCCCGCCTGGGCGTCAAGGGCGGCGAGGAGTTCGAGTTCGAGATGGGGGCGCCGCTGCGCGTGCGGCTGATCGACACGGAGCCCTCGCAGTTGCAAGCGGACCATGCCGGCCGGCTGCGGCGCGAGGACTGGGACGAGCTCAGTGACTTCGGTCAGCTCGTGCGCGAGCTGCGCATCGGCCGGGATGACGGCATGCTGCAACTGCGCGCGGGGGCGTTCTCCACCTGGACGCTGGGCGCGGGCTGGCTCGTCAACCGCTACAACAACAACCTGTCCCCGGACTACCACCCCGCGGGGGCCAACTTCGTCGCCTACCTCGGCCCCACCCGGGTGGAGGTGTTCGCCAGCGACGTGCTGGCCGCGCGGCTCTTCGCGGGTGAGTTCCGCCTGGACCTGGGCCGCGTGCTGAGCGATCAGGACACGGCCTTCGACCGCTTCCTCTTGTCGGTGGACGTGGCGCATGACTTCGGCCGGGCGGGGGGCACGACGCCCTCCCTGTCCGCGGCGAGCCTCGGGTTGCAGGCGGGCGTGATGCGCAGCGACACCTTCCAGCTCTGGCTCCAGGCCGCGGCGGGCGCGCGGGCGGACACCCTCATCGAGTCGGTGCCGGACTACGGCGCGACCATCGGCGTCGTCGTCCGGGGCAAGCCGGATCCGTCGCTGGACATCACCGGCCGTCTCGAGGGCCGGCGCCAGGGAGGCCGCTTCCGCTTCGGCTTCTTCGGCGCGGGCTACGAGCTGGCGCGCTTCTCCGGGGTGGGCCTGAGCGCGACGCCGCTCGCGGAGGAAGTCCTGCCAGGAACCTTCTCGGGGTATGGCGAGGTGGCGGCGGCGGTGATTCCCCTCAACCCGGAGGACCTGGCGCTGAGCGTCAGCGCCTCGGGT contains:
- a CDS encoding RNA polymerase sigma factor; this translates as MATDDLTLVKRVRDGDQRAFKLLVERYQRKVYAVALGMLKDKDEAMDVSQEAFVKVYKYLDHFKGDSSFYTWLYRITVNICIDVMRRKGSSGGQMEEFDESIATDLGEARIGALGSRLGTNPQKSALRRELAEKIQEALATVPEKHRAILLLREVEGMSYEDLSRTLDIPKGTVMSRLFHARAKVQKILSEYLELDEAKSGVGSE
- a CDS encoding anti-sigma factor family protein yields the protein MAPANPACERFIPLLSPYIDGEVSPAERINVERHLGACRDCASRAADLRAESALLRVGLEMAVDEVDFKDFTQKVMARVTPERPPLLERVRISLSEMFLYHRTAMISSLATAAVVVLVAVPMAMNRPSAPMGYGAERMKVRAVRASEGATVAPVVLESDDGNTIIWAVDEDAPPAHDASPAGGPRGVPGDESDELEGESLKDVPARRPAKPAAPEQPPKGGEL